The Fortiea contorta PCC 7126 genome has a segment encoding these proteins:
- the carB gene encoding carbamoyl-phosphate synthase large subunit, with amino-acid sequence MPRRQDLRKILLLGSGPIVIGQACEFDYSGTQACKALREEGYEVVLVNSNPATIMTDPDTADRTYIEPLTPELVAKVIAKERPDALLPTMGGQTALNLAVALAKNGVLDEYNVELIGAKLPAIEKAEDRKLFNDAMAKIGVAVCPSGTASTLEEAKAIARRIGTYPLIIRPAFTMGGTGGGIAYNQEEFEEMAQVGIDASPVSQILIDQSLLGWKEYELEVMRDLADNVVIICSIENLDPMGIHTGDSITVAPAQTLTDKEYQRLRDMAIKIIREIGVETGGSNIQFAVNPVNGDVVVIEMNPRVSRSSALSSKATGFPIAKMAAKLAVGYTLDEIKNDITKQTPASFEPTIDYVVTKIPRFAFEKFPGADPVLTTQMKSVGEAMAIGRTFNESFQKALRSLETGRAGWGCDKAEKLPSGEQIRALLRTPNPDRIFAVRHALQLGITNEEIYELTGIDPWFLDKMQQLLEVEKFLKRTPLKQLTKEQLYAVKRDGFSDRQIAFATKTSEDEVRTYRQQLGVIPVYKTVDTCAAEFEAFTPYYYSTYEEETEVLPSTKPKVMILGGGPNRIGQGIEFDYCCCHAAYALKGAGYETIMVNSNPETVSTDYDTSDRLYFEPLTKEDVLNVIEAENPAGIIVQFGGQTPLKLAVPLQQYLQRLEATDSPLPQIWGTSPDSIDAAENRERFEKILQDLNIAQPPNGTARSYEDALIVAKRIGYPVVVRPSYVLGGRAMEIVYSDTELERYMTFAVQVEPEHPILIDKFLENAIEVDVDAIADHTGRVVIGGIMEHIEQAGIHSGDSACSLPSISLSPAVLNQIRTWTVQLAQALSVVGLMNIQFAVVGAGSYSPQVYILEANPRASRTVPFVSKATGIPLAKLASLIMSGQTLEELNFTQEVIPAHIAVKEAVLPFNKFPGTDTILGPEMRSTGEVMGIDSDFGRAFAKAEIGAGERLPLTGTVFVSMSDRDKAAAVTVVKEFIDLGFTVMATLGTRRVLQENGLDVELVLKLHEGRPHVLDAIKNQKIQLIINTPSGEEAQTDARLIRRTALGYKIPIITTIAGAKATVAAIHSLQTTTLDVKSVQDYSVGR; translated from the coding sequence ATGCCCCGCCGCCAAGATCTCAGGAAGATTCTGCTGTTAGGCTCAGGCCCTATTGTGATTGGACAAGCTTGCGAGTTTGACTACTCTGGAACCCAAGCCTGTAAAGCCCTGCGAGAAGAAGGCTATGAAGTTGTGCTGGTTAATTCCAACCCAGCAACAATTATGACTGACCCAGACACAGCCGATCGCACCTACATTGAACCGCTGACACCGGAACTCGTCGCCAAAGTCATCGCCAAGGAACGTCCTGACGCCCTACTACCGACGATGGGTGGTCAAACTGCTCTCAATCTCGCCGTCGCTTTAGCTAAGAATGGTGTTTTAGATGAATATAACGTCGAATTAATCGGCGCTAAACTCCCAGCCATCGAAAAAGCCGAAGACAGAAAACTGTTTAATGACGCCATGGCCAAAATTGGCGTGGCTGTCTGTCCCAGCGGTACTGCTTCCACATTAGAAGAAGCAAAAGCGATCGCCCGTCGCATCGGCACCTACCCCTTAATCATTCGTCCCGCCTTTACAATGGGTGGTACTGGCGGCGGAATTGCCTATAACCAAGAAGAATTTGAAGAAATGGCCCAGGTAGGTATCGACGCTAGCCCCGTTTCCCAAATTCTCATCGACCAATCCCTACTCGGTTGGAAAGAATATGAATTAGAGGTGATGCGCGACTTAGCAGATAACGTAGTCATCATCTGTTCCATCGAAAACCTCGACCCGATGGGTATCCACACTGGTGACTCGATCACCGTCGCCCCCGCCCAAACTCTTACCGATAAGGAATACCAGCGGTTGCGGGATATGGCAATTAAAATTATCCGCGAAATTGGTGTGGAAACTGGCGGTTCTAACATCCAATTTGCTGTTAATCCGGTGAATGGGGATGTGGTGGTGATTGAGATGAATCCCCGCGTCTCCCGCAGTTCTGCTTTATCTTCCAAAGCTACCGGCTTTCCCATCGCCAAAATGGCGGCTAAGTTAGCAGTCGGCTACACCCTGGATGAAATTAAAAACGACATCACCAAGCAAACCCCAGCTTCGTTTGAACCCACAATTGACTATGTAGTCACCAAGATTCCCCGTTTCGCTTTTGAAAAGTTTCCTGGTGCAGATCCAGTGCTGACAACACAGATGAAGTCAGTCGGTGAAGCAATGGCGATCGGACGCACATTTAATGAATCCTTTCAAAAAGCCCTGCGTTCTCTAGAAACCGGGCGGGCTGGTTGGGGTTGCGACAAAGCAGAAAAATTACCCAGCGGCGAACAAATCCGCGCTCTGTTGCGGACACCAAACCCCGATCGCATTTTTGCTGTCCGTCACGCTTTGCAGCTAGGTATCACTAATGAGGAAATTTATGAACTCACGGGAATTGACCCTTGGTTCTTAGATAAAATGCAGCAACTCCTAGAGGTGGAAAAATTCCTCAAGCGCACACCTTTAAAACAATTGACAAAAGAGCAGTTGTATGCAGTCAAGAGAGACGGCTTTAGCGATCGCCAAATTGCCTTTGCGACCAAAACCAGCGAAGATGAAGTCCGCACTTACCGCCAACAATTAGGAGTTATCCCAGTTTACAAAACTGTGGATACTTGCGCGGCGGAGTTTGAGGCCTTCACTCCCTATTACTACTCTACCTATGAAGAAGAGACGGAGGTTTTGCCTAGCACCAAGCCCAAGGTGATGATTTTGGGTGGCGGCCCTAACCGCATTGGGCAAGGAATTGAGTTTGACTATTGCTGTTGTCACGCCGCCTATGCTTTGAAGGGAGCGGGTTATGAGACAATTATGGTCAACTCTAATCCAGAGACAGTCTCTACAGATTATGACACAAGCGATCGCCTTTATTTTGAGCCGTTAACTAAAGAAGACGTCCTCAACGTCATTGAAGCTGAGAATCCCGCAGGAATAATTGTCCAATTTGGCGGACAGACACCGTTAAAGTTAGCTGTCCCGTTACAGCAGTATTTGCAGAGACTAGAAGCTACCGATTCGCCATTACCGCAAATTTGGGGCACATCACCAGATTCTATCGACGCTGCAGAAAATCGAGAGCGGTTTGAAAAGATTCTCCAAGATTTAAATATCGCCCAACCGCCTAATGGAACTGCGCGCAGTTATGAAGACGCTTTAATTGTCGCCAAGCGGATCGGCTATCCAGTGGTGGTACGTCCCAGTTATGTGTTGGGAGGACGAGCGATGGAAATTGTCTACTCAGATACTGAGTTAGAACGTTACATGACCTTTGCCGTCCAGGTAGAACCAGAGCATCCCATTTTAATTGATAAATTTTTGGAAAATGCCATCGAAGTTGATGTAGATGCGATCGCTGACCATACTGGAAGAGTCGTAATTGGTGGTATTATGGAACACATAGAACAAGCGGGGATTCATTCTGGAGACTCCGCTTGCTCTTTACCTTCCATTTCCTTGTCACCAGCGGTTCTCAATCAAATTCGTACTTGGACAGTGCAACTAGCACAGGCGCTTTCTGTAGTGGGGCTGATGAATATCCAATTCGCCGTAGTCGGTGCTGGGAGCTATTCTCCCCAAGTTTACATCTTGGAAGCTAACCCCCGTGCCTCACGTACAGTACCGTTTGTATCTAAAGCAACTGGTATACCACTGGCAAAATTAGCTTCCCTAATTATGTCAGGTCAAACCCTAGAGGAACTCAACTTCACCCAAGAAGTGATTCCTGCCCACATCGCCGTTAAAGAAGCAGTTTTACCGTTTAATAAATTCCCCGGAACTGATACAATATTAGGCCCGGAAATGCGCTCGACTGGTGAGGTGATGGGGATTGACAGCGACTTCGGGCGGGCTTTTGCCAAAGCGGAAATCGGCGCAGGAGAGCGTTTACCTCTCACAGGAACCGTATTCGTTTCTATGAGCGATCGCGATAAAGCCGCCGCTGTCACTGTAGTCAAGGAATTTATCGACCTAGGCTTTACTGTCATGGCAACATTAGGTACACGCCGAGTCCTCCAAGAAAACGGCTTAGATGTCGAATTAGTGCTGAAACTTCATGAAGGTCGCCCCCACGTCCTAGATGCTATCAAAAACCAAAAAATCCAACTAATTATCAATACTCCTTCTGGGGAAGAAGCCCAAACTGATGCGAGGTTAATTCGCCGCACCGCTTTAGGTTACAAAATCCCCATCATCACCACCATAGCTGGAGCTAAAGCCACGGTCGCCGCTATCCACTCTCTGCAAACCACAACCTTGGATGTTAAAAGTGTCCAAGATTACTCAGTAGGTCGTTAG
- a CDS encoding Dps family protein — protein sequence MSETQTVLRDFGRIYDNPVLLDHSVTAPVTEGLNVLLASFQALYLQYQKHHFVVEGSEFYSLHQFFNENYEEVQEHAHEIGERLDGLGGVPAATFSKLAELTCFEQEADGVFSVRKMLENDLAAEQAVIGVIRRQAAQAESLGDRATRYLYEKILLKTEERAFHISHFLAKDSLTLGFVQPAQN from the coding sequence ATGTCAGAAACGCAAACTGTGTTACGAGATTTTGGTCGTATCTACGACAATCCTGTCTTACTGGATCACAGCGTCACTGCTCCAGTGACAGAAGGATTGAATGTTTTATTAGCTAGCTTCCAGGCACTGTACTTGCAGTACCAAAAACATCATTTTGTAGTGGAAGGCTCAGAATTCTATTCACTACATCAGTTTTTTAACGAGAACTACGAAGAAGTGCAAGAGCACGCCCATGAAATCGGAGAACGCTTAGATGGATTAGGTGGTGTGCCAGCGGCTACCTTCAGCAAATTAGCAGAATTGACTTGTTTTGAACAAGAAGCCGATGGTGTATTTTCTGTCCGCAAAATGTTAGAAAATGACCTAGCTGCTGAACAGGCGGTAATTGGTGTGATTCGCCGTCAAGCCGCTCAGGCAGAGAGTTTAGGCGACAGAGCTACACGCTATTTGTATGAAAAAATTCTCTTAAAAACTGAAGAAAGAGCCTTCCATATCTCTCACTTCCTAGCTAAAGACAGCTTGACCTTGGGTTTTGTTCAACCTGCACAAAACTAA
- a CDS encoding Asr1405/Asl0597 family protein, protein MKSHTAKIEHNHVVEVDWVDRWRVYHRLQELEIPCWCAANQPLRVEINTPTAAVQLWSVAQQCTASRDDLIWILKQNWQLRYRKS, encoded by the coding sequence TTGAAATCACATACTGCAAAAATTGAACACAACCACGTGGTTGAGGTGGATTGGGTAGACCGTTGGCGAGTTTATCACCGCTTACAGGAACTAGAAATTCCCTGTTGGTGTGCGGCTAATCAGCCATTGCGGGTGGAAATCAACACTCCCACAGCAGCAGTTCAGCTGTGGAGCGTAGCGCAGCAGTGCACTGCTTCCCGTGATGATTTGATTTGGATTCTTAAACAAAATTGGCAACTTCGTTATCGCAAATCTTAA
- a CDS encoding (2Fe-2S) ferredoxin domain-containing protein produces MNQSHITEVSEFCLEGRLLDFVVKDGYKLKGLLLATAEGECYVKLAKHLRVAFDWRLPRGTWLQAAGTKKYDGKTGEFKLKAESVMAARPEVEGVGRTSQLDSNTKVQSPKNKATILVCQKSDCMNRGGKAVCQALEMALRDRSLADQVTIRGTGCMKNCKAGPNVVMPDKTRYTRIQAAQIPAIIEKHITNRPENTKELPIPLANLALSS; encoded by the coding sequence ATGAATCAATCCCACATCACCGAAGTATCAGAATTTTGTCTGGAAGGTAGACTACTGGATTTTGTGGTGAAGGATGGTTACAAGCTTAAGGGTTTGTTGCTTGCGACTGCTGAGGGTGAATGCTATGTCAAACTCGCTAAACATTTACGGGTAGCTTTTGACTGGCGCTTACCACGGGGGACTTGGCTACAAGCTGCGGGGACGAAGAAATATGATGGCAAGACGGGGGAGTTTAAACTGAAGGCTGAGAGTGTGATGGCGGCCCGTCCTGAAGTGGAGGGAGTCGGTCGGACTAGCCAGCTTGATAGTAACACCAAGGTGCAATCACCCAAGAATAAGGCGACAATTTTGGTCTGTCAAAAGTCTGATTGCATGAACCGTGGTGGTAAAGCAGTTTGTCAAGCTTTAGAAATGGCGTTGCGCGATCGCTCTTTAGCAGACCAAGTTACAATCAGGGGTACTGGTTGTATGAAAAACTGCAAAGCCGGGCCTAACGTAGTCATGCCAGACAAAACCCGCTACACTCGCATTCAAGCTGCACAAATTCCAGCAATTATAGAAAAACATATTACTAATAGACCAGAAAACACCAAGGAATTACCGATACCCTTAGCAAATTTAGCCCTTAGTAGCTAA
- a CDS encoding UPF0175 family protein has product MRTIPIQLPETVFSAIRKNPEEFIQEMRIAAAVKWYELGEISQAKAAEIAGLSRAEFIQALSRYKVDFMQYTAQELADELAGLNSQQ; this is encoded by the coding sequence ATGCGAACAATACCAATCCAATTACCCGAAACAGTATTTTCAGCAATTCGGAAAAATCCTGAAGAATTTATCCAAGAAATGCGAATTGCCGCAGCAGTTAAATGGTATGAATTAGGCGAAATATCACAAGCTAAAGCAGCAGAAATTGCTGGGCTAAGTCGTGCTGAGTTTATTCAGGCTTTATCACGCTACAAAGTAGATTTTATGCAATATACTGCCCAAGAGTTAGCTGACGAATTGGCAGGTTTAAATTCACAGCAATAA
- a CDS encoding type II toxin-antitoxin system HicB family antitoxin encodes MKQIKIIVEKHSDGYVAYPLGIQGAIVGQGDTYEEALADVKSAIHCYIEIFGKEMLEDELPVIEAFLTEAEVAI; translated from the coding sequence ATGAAACAGATCAAAATTATTGTCGAAAAGCATTCTGACGGTTATGTTGCCTATCCTCTTGGTATACAAGGGGCAATAGTTGGTCAAGGTGACACTTATGAAGAAGCCTTAGCAGATGTCAAGTCAGCTATTCACTGCTACATTGAGATATTTGGTAAAGAAATGCTCGAAGATGAATTACCAGTAATCGAGGCATTTCTGACAGAGGCAGAGGTGGCTATTTAA
- a CDS encoding type II toxin-antitoxin system HicA family toxin: MSKFPVDAPKTRVIKAFELLGFRIVREREHIVMARENEDGSQTPLVMPNQSQIKSGTLRAICTQVSISRDEFLTAYEQS, from the coding sequence ATGTCCAAATTTCCTGTCGATGCGCCTAAAACGAGAGTTATCAAAGCATTTGAGTTATTGGGATTTCGCATTGTTCGAGAACGTGAACATATTGTCATGGCGCGAGAAAATGAAGATGGCTCACAGACACCATTAGTAATGCCTAATCAATCTCAAATTAAATCAGGTACATTAAGAGCAATTTGCACTCAAGTAAGTATCTCGCGGGACGAATTCTTAACAGCCTATGAGCAAAGTTGA